The Bradyrhizobium diazoefficiens genome contains the following window.
TCGAGCAGCGTCAAGGCGCTCACCATCCTACTGCGAAGGTACCCCTTCCCGGCCTTGTTGCGATCGAACCGCTTGATCAAGACGACGTCCTTGTCGCCGATCGTGGTCATCTGGCTCTCCGCGCACGAGATCCCGCACTCGCGAGCAAGGGTCAGCATGGCATGTTCGACCCGCGGGTTATTCCATCGATCGTCGCGATGCGGGAATTTCGCGAGCCAAAGCGCATCCTCGTCTTCGACGGTAGCCTTCGGCCGCGCGCCTCCCATCGAGGTGCCCGCGCGCATCAAGGCCTCGGCCTGTTCGGCGTCAGCACCAGCTGGTGCGGGTGCTGCCGGATCCTTTTCTGCGGCGACGATCTGGTCGGCCACTTCGATCAACCGCGCCAAGTCCAGCCTTTTGTTGAACGCACGAGCAGGTGCCGGCGGTTGCACGTTGAGACCGAAGCCTAAAGCGCCGGCGCGATCATCGGGTGAATTGAGCAGATATTGAATCTCGCTCGGCGATGGATTACCCAAACGAGTTTCGATGAGCTTGCGGCCCCATGCGTCCGGAGAGCTGTCCCGCAACGCCCCAAAATTGCCGCGCAGCTTCGTTGTCAGGAACGGAGGGACTTGAATCTTGAGCTCGACCGGGTCGAACTCGACGCGATCCTTTCGCTCAAGGTAGCTGCGGCCGTAGACGAATTGTCCGACAGCAGCACCTTGGCGTGTCGTGTCGAGCTGGTACCGCCCCGCCGTAACCGGTTCTGTCTGGCTTGGCAGCGTGATGTAGACGAAACACTCCTCAGAAGGCATTGCTTGGCCCTCCCCCTTGTCGCGCACGTTCACGCTCATCGAGGCCGCTTAGAGCAAGCCCCTCCTCATCGTTCTTCGGATTGGCAACGTCGGCAAGCGACGCGAGCAGGTTCATTGCCCACAGCATGCCAACATACACGCCGGCACTCGTGCTCAATTTGCCGTTCTCCGCGTCAGCGATGACGTGACGGTCTACCCCCAACTTGGCTGCCAGCTCCGCGTGGCTGAGGTTGCGGCGGAGGCGTGCGGTCCGAAGGTTGTTTCCTAGGCGCTTGATCGCCTCCTGGACGGCCGAGGGAGGCGCACTTATCAGTTGGCTGCGAGGAGGCATGGCGTCTTAAGGCTCCTTAAATGCCTTTTTGGCGTCTTATGGTCCCAGTATTGTAATCGCTTTTTCGCTGTGTGTCAATTTTTTGGCGCCTTAAGCTTCCGCAAACGGCGATATCGGCGCCTAAAGGCGCCATATCTCCGATGTACTAGGGAATACAATGACTTGATTATCGGCGTGATGATCGCGTCCACTTAGCGCGGTCGGCCGGCAATCCAGAATCCACACCCAATTTGATCATCGCCGTCGGCGCGGCAATCGACGCATATACTTGCTTGCACCAAGGCCGCCGTTCGCGTGGATGCCAATTCCAGCTGCACCTGGAACGATGGTCGCCGACAATGCGGATGAGCGAATCCTGTCAGTCGCCCTGGCAGGCATCGAGATTGCACAATCCGCAGCCTATCCCGCACCGATCAAGAGCAGACAATTGACTGATGCGCCCTTCAGCCAGCTCGCACCCGCACAGCAACGCTGCTTCCTGGCGAGGCAGGTAGCATGGGGATCGGCAGCTGGCTCAAGGGGCATGTCGTCGCCGGCTCGTCGGCCGACACAGTCTCCAGCCGATGACGCCGGACCGATCGCAAACGTCATTCAGCTCCATTCGCCGGACTTCTTCGGAATGAGCGTTCGCTGGCGCAACAGGTGCTTCACCTTGAAGTGGGCCGACGGCGGCCCCGACCAAGCAAGAACGTTCTGCTGGAATCCGAGCGTGTCTTACAGATCAGACAATAACCCATCTCTCACCCACACATTCCCGCTCTTCCGACCTCGGCAATCCCCAATATTCACAAGATCGCGCTTCGCCGAATCGGCTACATTGTAGCGGTTCGCTGGGGCCTGACGGAGGATCGCGATGAATCTCCTTTTCCGTCTTCTCGACCCGAAAGTGGCGCGTGCATTCTATGACTGGATGATGGGTTTGTGGGTGGCCGCCACGATCTTCGTGGGCGACGCGAACCTCGACCGTTTCCAAAGATGGCTCTGGGGCACGGCTCAGGAGCACCAGGCAACTCTATCGCCGATCGACGACCCTGCTTTGACCGAAAACGTCCAGGCCCTGTTCGATCTATTTCAACGGCATATGGATGCTCAATACGGCGTGACCGTTCTTCGACGCCAGATGCTGACCTTACCGGCGGCTCCCGATCAGGGTTATTAAAGAGAGAGCTGCGCAACTCGCGAAATCGTCGCATCACCCGTAGATTTCGATCATCTTGAGATCCGGGATCCGCAGAAGCGTGAGCGCTTCGCCTTCTATTGTCCGGACGCTTTGAACCTTGACGTCGAATTGCTCGATGTGTCGGCGATCGAACCAATAGCTCGCCGACTCCTTCTTGACGGGTCCGACCCGGTTGACGCCTGCGAGCGACACGCTCACGCTAGATCTCAGATCGATATCGTCCCGAACCCTGAGACCTCCGACCGTGATTCCCGGCCATTGCCATTTCGTGCCTGCCAGATCCTTTGCGATCAGGATCAAAGGCTCGCGCGTCATCCGCATGATCCGGATGCCGGTCGCGGCCAGGCTGGCCGAGAACTCGTGCGCAAGTCCGACTATCGCGTCGAGCGAAACCTCTCCGATCGCATGAAGCTTCGGCTTAATGAGGTATGGAGGAAGGATGAGGTCGGCGGAATAGACGTCGGCCATTCGCTCGGCATTTCGCGAGCGCTCGTCCAAGGGACGACCGATGTCATCGGAACGGCAGACGAACGACTGGCCTCGGTGGTGATGCCAATGCCCGAGCTCATGACCGGTGCTGAACCTTTTCCTGTTCGGTCTCGCCCCATCGCTCACATGAATGATCGCGCGATCCTTGAAGCCGATGATCTGAGCCTCGCAGCCGACGAGCCGCCTGTAGAGAACTTGCGCGCCGACGCAATCGGCGATGGCGAGAAGGTCGATTTCCTTGGCCTCGGAAACGCCGAGTTCCACGAGGAGTTGTTCGGCTGGCCGCAAGAGGTCATTCCTTCAGCTTGCCGGACTCGTCAATAAGGCCTAGCCGCAGACAAGCTTCGAGGAAGCTGTCGAGATCGTCATCGGATTCGATGCGTCGGTTTCGCGCCGCGATGGTCATGTCGCCGGTGAGGTCAACTCTTTTCGTAAGGGCAGCGAGTATCTCGCGCTTTTTCGATGGCTCGAACGACAAGACCGAGGCGCTGAGGGGGGCTTGGGATTCACGCGAACGCTGCCGGGCAGCTGCGAATTTCCGGCGCTTCGCGGCGATTTCCGGATCCTGAAAAACCGCGTCAAAGCTTTCCAGAAGATGGTTCGGATCCATACCCAAGGCGAGCAGGTACTCGTCCAACGCGGGTCCTTCGAGCGAAAGAATCTCCTGCTGTATCTCTTCCAGGAGCTCTTCGCGAAACGAAAGTTCACGATCGGTCTCCATCACAATTTCCCTTCCTTGTATAGGGAAGCACCCCACTTCTTCATTCTCTTCCTGACGGTTTCATAGTTCGTCACGTCCCAGCCAGTTTCGGCAAGGATTTCCGCCCGCGTCGCATTGTCATCCAGGAGGAGCAGCAGAGTTTTTATCTCCTCGTCGTCGCACATCCGGTAGATCTGCTCGCGGAGGTACGCGTCATCCTGGGAGGGGCCCAGGTCCTGTGCGAGTTCGATCGGATCTGGCGCATCGATGGACGCGGCGACGAGCCGTTTCCCTTCACCACGACGGACCGTGGCGCTTCGGCGCCGATCATTGGACGCGATGCTGTTCACCGCGCCCGACAGAACTTCGAACGCATCGTTTCCGGCCGTCGAATCCGGATTCAGCCATCGCGCCTTGGCGCCCTGCAGGAGGTCGTCCGCCTCCAAGGTGGTGCCGCGGGCCTTCACCCGCGCCAAGGCAGCCAGCTTCTTCCGCTGGTCCGCGGAGAGCGTCAGCAATGCCGCCGCTTTGGGAAATTGATCGGTCAATCGGCTTCCTCCGAAAGCCATAGCTCGCGAATCGAGCGAAGTCGGAAATAAGATTTAGCGAATTTCGCGTCCGACTTCGCGCCGGTCGCGAGCTTTGGAAGGTAGGGGCTCACTTCGAGCCGGAACACCATCCAGAAAGAACGATATGACAGCCAAGCTGACCTTTCATCCTCTCGGAAATGCCGATTGCACCCGCATTGACATGGCCAACGGCCGCAAGATGCTGGTCGATTACGCAGACATGCGCAATCCCGCCGACATGTGGGACGCCCGCATCGACCTGCCCGAGGTGCTCAAGGCCGACCTGCGCGCCGCCAAGCGCGATTATTATGATGTGGTCTGCTTCACCCACCTCGACGACGACCACTGTTGCGGTTCGGGCGACTTCTTCTGGCTGGAGCATGCCGCGAAGTATCAAGGTGAAGGCCGGATCAAGATCGACGAGTTGTGGGTGCCGGCCGCGGCGATCCTGGAGGACGGCTGTGAGGATAGCGCCCGCATCCTCCGTCAGGAGGCGCGGCACCGGTTGCGCATCGGCAAGGGTATCCGCGTCTTTTCGCGCCCGACCAAGCTCAAGGAATGGCTGGAAAAGCAGGGTCTGACGCTGGAATCGCGCGCGCACCTCATCACCGACGCGGGCCAGTACGTGCCCGGCTTTTCGATGTTCGGTCCCGAGCGCGTCCAGTTCTTCGTCCATAGCCCCTTCGGCTGGCATCAGAACGAGAGCGAGATCATCGACCGCAACCAGCACAGCGTGGTTTTTCAGGCGACCTTCCTGGAGGGACGCCGCGAAACCTGCGCGCTGTTCATGTCGGACATCAACTACGACTCGATCAACCAGATCGTGATCACGTCCAAGCGCCACGGTAACCAGGATCGGCTGCTGTGGGATATCTTCAAGATCCCACACCACTGCTCCTACCTCTCGATTGGGCCGGAAAAGGGCATCGACGTCACCAAGCCGACCGACGAGGTCAAGTGGCTGTGCGAGACTCGGGGGCGCGAGCGGTCCATTATGATATCCACCAGCTGGTCGATCCCGTCCAAGGGCAGCGACGAGGACCTCGATCCGCAGCCGCCGCACCGCCAGGCCGCGGGCTACTATCGGTCGGTCGCCGATCTCAAGGACGGCCAGTTCAAGGTCACCATGGATCTGCCTTCGAAGAGCAAGCCCAAACCGAGCACCATCGAGATCACCGATCGGGGAGCCCAGTTGTTGCTCGTTTCGGCCACGGGGGCCGGCGCAGTGAGCGTCGCGGCGACCCCGGTGCGGGCGGGCTAGCCATGGCGATCCACACCTGGTGGACGGCCTTCGGCGCGGCGGTGACGATCGACGGCATCGCCTCTGGGCCGGCGCGTTCGTTCATGGAAGCCGCGCTCGCCGGGCTCCCGGCGACCACGCTCGTCGAGATCAAGGAGGACAGGACGACCGGGTATGTCGGCGTCCATGTCGAGATCGACGTGGAACGCCCCCAGGACCTCGCCTACCCTATCCGCGCCAGAGAGCCGATCGGCGTTCTCTTCTCGTCGCCGCACGTCCGTCCCGCGGTGCTGGCGCTGCGGGACGACTTCCCGCACACCATGCATCAGAACGGCGTGCCCGAAGAGATGCCGTTCTCGCTGTGCGTGGACGATCGGCCTTGGTCCGAAGCCCGCCTCACCCACACGCCGACGGAATTCTCGCGGCTCATCCAGCTTTGGCTCGCCAAGGCTGCGCGCGGCGAGCTCCACGATCCGGCGCAACCGCCGGATCCGCTTTTTTACGGCGCGGACATGGCTGTGGTCTTGCCGCGCAGCGTCTTCGAGGCCGGCTGCACGACCTCTGAGTTCGCTGGCTTCGTGCGTGCCGACAACCAGGGCCTGGTGTTCGCCATTCCATCCAAGCAGGCCGCGCCGGGCGGTATCACGCTGACGGTGATGGCTTTCGCGCTCCCGCCGCAGATCATGACCTCGATCCGGCGCCTGCCTCGGACCCTGGAAAGTCTGGCAGCGGAACTCGCGCCGACCGGCCTCAAGCTGCTCGACGAGATCAAGGAGAGATTGAAGGCCTGGACCAGTATCGCCGCCGACGGCGCCAGGCGGATGGCCGGCCGGCTCGCCATCGTCGTCGGTCTCCCCATGACCACCGAAGGAGGTCGCGGGGCAGACGACTTCCGGGCCTTCATCACCGCCCACACCGCGGGCGAGATCGGGGTCCTGCTGGGCGTATTGCACGCCAACAACAGCAACATCGGCAAGGGTTACGTCCGGGCGTTCCCTGAAGCGCCGATCGGTAGAGCTTCGTTACCTGTCGCGCCGGCGCAGGTTCATTTCGCTTTCGATCGAGACCTCGCGGCTTCGATCGCCGGCAACGCGGTCGCGGACCGAAGGAAGGCCGTCATGATCGGCGCCGGTTCGCTCGGCTCCCAACTCGGCATGGATCTCGCCCGCGAGGGCGCGTTCGAGTGGACCATCGTGGACGGTGACGCGCTGTTGCCGCACAACATGGCTCGGCATGCGCTGTTGGCTGACGAGATCGGCGCGCCAAAGGCCAACGCGTTGGCCAGGCAGATTTCGGTACTGCTGAACGAGGCCCAATCCGCGATCGTCGCCGGCGTGCTCGCGCCGAACGCGGATCAGCAGAAGGCGCTGGATGCCGCCTACGCAGCCGCCTCCGTCATCATCGACGCATCGGCGTCGGTCGGCGTCGCCCGCCATTTGAGCGATCTGCCCTTTGCGGCACGGCGCGTCTGTGCCTTCTTCAATCCTTCCGGCACCGCCGTCGTCCTCCTAACGGAAGATGCAGGGCGCAACATCACGTTGCGCGATCTCGAGGCGCAATACCATCGTCTGATCCTAAGCGAGCCTTCTCTGGCCGAGCATCTC
Protein-coding sequences here:
- a CDS encoding type II toxin-antitoxin system HipA family toxin, with product MPSEECFVYITLPSQTEPVTAGRYQLDTTRQGAAVGQFVYGRSYLERKDRVEFDPVELKIQVPPFLTTKLRGNFGALRDSSPDAWGRKLIETRLGNPSPSEIQYLLNSPDDRAGALGFGLNVQPPAPARAFNKRLDLARLIEVADQIVAAEKDPAAPAPAGADAEQAEALMRAGTSMGGARPKATVEDEDALWLAKFPHRDDRWNNPRVEHAMLTLARECGISCAESQMTTIGDKDVVLIKRFDRNKAGKGYLRSRMVSALTLLDADDMPDTVDKRQKWSYLLLADEIRRAASGSQSKDLPELFRRVCFNALISNTDDHPRNHAILAKDQAWSLSPAYDLTPNPMIALERRDLAMAFGNWGRYANRLNLLSQCERFLLSKEEATAVVDCMKATIGESWYRVCRQVGVSERDCELIRSAFVYEGFGYDLADPTIATDDAEELPTTRPR
- a CDS encoding helix-turn-helix transcriptional regulator, with translation MPPRSQLISAPPSAVQEAIKRLGNNLRTARLRRNLSHAELAAKLGVDRHVIADAENGKLSTSAGVYVGMLWAMNLLASLADVANPKNDEEGLALSGLDERERARQGGGPSNAF
- a CDS encoding Mov34/MPN/PAD-1 family protein gives rise to the protein MAIHTWWTAFGAAVTIDGIASGPARSFMEAALAGLPATTLVEIKEDRTTGYVGVHVEIDVERPQDLAYPIRAREPIGVLFSSPHVRPAVLALRDDFPHTMHQNGVPEEMPFSLCVDDRPWSEARLTHTPTEFSRLIQLWLAKAARGELHDPAQPPDPLFYGADMAVVLPRSVFEAGCTTSEFAGFVRADNQGLVFAIPSKQAAPGGITLTVMAFALPPQIMTSIRRLPRTLESLAAELAPTGLKLLDEIKERLKAWTSIAADGARRMAGRLAIVVGLPMTTEGGRGADDFRAFITAHTAGEIGVLLGVLHANNSNIGKGYVRAFPEAPIGRASLPVAPAQVHFAFDRDLAASIAGNAVADRRKAVMIGAGSLGSQLGMDLAREGAFEWTIVDGDALLPHNMARHALLADEIGAPKANALARQISVLLNEAQSAIVAGVLAPNADQQKALDAAYAAASVIIDASASVGVARHLSDLPFAARRVCAFFNPSGTAVVLLTEDAGRNITLRDLEAQYHRLILSEPSLAEHLDVSQCGVRYSGSCRSLTNRIPATRAALLSALAARGIADSLLRDDAKVTVWTLGADGSVSVVQQNGEPVTRAEIGAWHVSYDRGFLDQLSALRDVRLPNETGGAIVGLADFSRKSLHLAHAFPQPEDSLGSPTCFERGVVGLVQSIDDVTRRSMHQVRYLGEWHSHPRYANARPSDTDIAQLAYLGGELAADGLPGLMAIAAHHGDFSLLSFDPSLCRGEGRILRVAIHRGHD